The Amyelois transitella isolate CPQ chromosome Z, ilAmyTran1.1, whole genome shotgun sequence genome contains a region encoding:
- the LOC132903985 gene encoding uncharacterized protein LOC132903985: MARKRLFEEEIIHFLTIPSGSEDGEDSSAADSDEDTERLRSTLSFLPESLNDMEANQCPSTNEDTSHENRHEPSPRPSTSGAISEPTAGIVQPSPTARQSSTFVSIATSNRTKTKVSCSQRKKRKFIWKKKSFQPVLPQFTGNTILPPSISQFETPLQYFLWFFDNELLEHITEEMYKFSIQKNVSKPFHISVCALIIVCGTRASTSSEEILQKS, encoded by the coding sequence atggCTAGAAAAAGATTATTTGAGGAAGAAATTATACATTTCTTGACTATACCATCGGGTAGCGAAGATGGCGAAGATTCTTCTGCAGCCGACAGTGATGAAGATACTGAAAGATTACGATCCACTCTTAGCTTTTTGCCAGAATCACTTAATGACATGGAAGCAAATCAATGTCCTTCTACTAATGAAGATACAAGTCACGAAAACAGACATGAACCAAGCCCTCGACCCAGTACTTCGGGTGCAATTTCAGAGCCCACTGCAGGTATTGTTCAACCGTCACCAACAGCCAGACAATCTTCGACTTTTGTGAGTATTGCCACATCTAACAGAACTAAAACCAAGGTCTCTTGCtctcaaagaaaaaaaaggaagttCATCTGGAAAAAGAAGTCTTTTCAACCAGTTCTGCCTCAGTTTACTGGAAACACAATTTTACCGCCATCGATTTCACAATTTGAAAcacccttacaatattttctatGGTTTTTTGATAATGAATTATTAGAACACATCACAGAAGAAATGTACAAATTTAGCATCCAAAAAAATGTTTCGAAGCCATTTCATATTTCAGTGTGTGCTCTCATCATCGTTTGTGGGACGAGAGCCAGTACATCAAGTGAAGAGATATTGCAAAAaagctaa